TGTTAATTCCAAAGAATTAAAGGAAGACCTCTCTCGAGAACCATTATCAACAGAACCGCCAGACAATGGAGATGCAGACAGTCATCTTTTTTGTCAATCAATAAGATCCACTAAATATAATGATATTGAAACAGCTATTGAAGAAATTGTTAAGAAAATAAAAGGTGCATTTTGTCTGGTAATTCTTACTAAAGACAAATTAATAGGTTTGCGGGATGGTTATGGATTCCATCCGCTTGTCTTAGGTAAATTAAAGAACGGTTATGCTATTGCTTCCGAAGACAGTGCTTTTCCCCTGATTAAAGCAAAATTTATTCGAGAAATCAAACCCGGTGAAATGGTTGTAATTGATAAAAACTCATGCCAGTCAAAGCAAATCATACCATCTAATCGAAAGAGTCTGTGTGTTTTTGAGCACATATATTTTGCCAGACCTGACAGTAATGTTTTTGGAGAAAATGTAGCTCTTATCAGAGAAAGAATTGGTCAGCAATTGGCACTGGAACACCCTGTTGAAGCTGATATAGTTATCCCTGTTCCGGATTCTGGACGTTTTGCGGCATTAGGGTACTCCCAGGGTTCTGGAATTCCCTACCAGGAAGGTCTACTGAAAAATCCCTATATTGGACGGACTTTTATTCAACCAGTACAGGAATTAAGGGAATACACCGTTAGATTGAAGCTTTCTTCCATATCTGCTATTGTAAAGGGGAAGAGAGTTGTGATGGTTGATGATTCAATTGTAAGGGGAACAACCAGCAAAAAACTGGTGAAACTATTGAAAGAAGCCGGAGCAAAAGAGGTTCATGT
This DNA window, taken from Atribacterota bacterium, encodes the following:
- the purF gene encoding amidophosphoribosyltransferase, whose amino-acid sequence is MNEECGIFGVFIQDEEKIDAAKLAHLGIFALQHRGQESAGIAVSSGKSILVYRDLGLVSEVFNTEILNTLEGNAAIGHVRYSTTGTNNWENSQPILNQYPGGSFALAHNGQIVNSKELKEDLSREPLSTEPPDNGDADSHLFCQSIRSTKYNDIETAIEEIVKKIKGAFCLVILTKDKLIGLRDGYGFHPLVLGKLKNGYAIASEDSAFPLIKAKFIREIKPGEMVVIDKNSCQSKQIIPSNRKSLCVFEHIYFARPDSNVFGENVALIRERIGQQLALEHPVEADIVIPVPDSGRFAALGYSQGSGIPYQEGLLKNPYIGRTFIQPVQELREYTVRLKLSSISAIVKGKRVVMVDDSIVRGTTSKKLVKLLKEAGAKEVHVRISSPPVNYPCRYGIDTPNKEELWANRFSIDQIREWIGAETLGYISLKNLTGVFEKNKPSDFCTACFSG